Part of the Scrofimicrobium sp. R131 genome is shown below.
GTCCGCCCGCGCAGTAAGCTGCTGGTGTGAGTAGCGAAGATACCTGCGTTTCCCTGGTGCCGATCTTTCAGGGATTGAGCCACGAAGAGCAATTACAGGTGGCTCGGGTGGCCCGGCCAATTCGACGAGCACGCGGCGAGGTGATCCATCGTCCCAGCGACCACCTGTCCCAGCTACTGGTGGTGCACCGGGGCCAGATTAGGGTCACCCACCTGGAGCCGGATGGACAGGAACGCCTCCTGCGGATCCTCGGGCCGGGCGACTTCATGGGCGAAGCGGCCTTTCTGACCGGCGACGAACCCGACAGTTGGGCCACCGCCCTAACCGAGGTGGAGCTCTGCAGTTTCCGTCACGCAGACCTGCACACCCTGGTGGAGCAGTATCCCACCGTCACGGTCCGGATGCTGAAGACGTTGACCGAGCGGCTAATCCAGGCCGAACGTAGGCTTTCCGACCTGACGCTGGCTCCGGTCAGCACCCGCCTGGCCCGGTATCTGCTGGAGGTTTCGGCCGGGGGTTCCCAGGCCCAGTTTCGCTTGCCGCTGGCGAAAAAGGATGTTGCCTCCCTGCTGGGCATGAGTCCCGCTACTCTTTCGCGCCAGCTACGGATGCTCGAAGAGCAGGGGCTGATCGAGGTCAGCGGTCGGGCGGTCACCCTGTTGAATCCCGATGGCCTGGTGCGGCTGGGGGAGTGAACGGTCGGTTGGACTTGACGCCATAGATACCCCCTAGGGTATATTTGTGGCAGTTGGAGCACTCGGCTCCATCCCAGTAGAGGAGTCAACCCCTATGTGCAGCCCGGTCAAATGTCGCGTCTGTGGAAAAACCACCTGGGCTGGCTGCGGCCAGCATATTCAATCCGTGAAGCGGTCCGTCCCGGCCGGCCAGTGGTGCGATGGCAAACACACCCAAGCTGAAATCGCCGAAGCCCGGGCAAATCAGGGTGGATTCTTCTCCCGTCTCTTTGGCCGCTAAGGGCCAGCCCGCGCCGACCGGTCCGGCTCTGATTAACGAGCGGACCGTCCGCCTGGCTGCTGGGCTGCTGCTGCTCGGGGTATTCTCCGCGATTGGGGCGGCGATCACGCAGGGGAGTACCCGGCCACTGCAACTGTTCGCCGCCTATTTCCTGGTGGATATGAGCGCACGCCTGATCGCTCCGAAAGTGGCCCCGAGTCTCGCCCTGGCGGGCTGGCTGACCCGGCCCTTCGCACCGGTTTGGGTCGGGCTTCGTCAAAAGGAGTTTGCCTGGATACTGGGCCTCGGCCTGGCCTTCACCGCCTGCCTGGCCGTGAGTTGGTTCCAACTGCCCGTTGCCTGGGCGCTGCTGGTCTGCACGCCCTGCCTGATCTTGCTCTTCCTGGAGGCAGCGTTCGGATTTTGCGTTGGCTGTCACCTGCAGCTGCGGTTGACCCGCGAGACACCGCAGCACTGCCCGGGCGGAACCTGCCCCAGCCGCTAGCGCTTTCGATAGAGGCGCTTGTGCTGGAAGACCGGTTCCGAGGTGACCTGCACCCCAAGGGACCGGAAAATCCCCTCGTCCACCGATCCCAGGATCACCGAGGTGTGCGCGTCCAGCCCGTGTAGCTCCGCCAACTGGTCCAGGGCGCGCTGCGCCAGCGGGTTGGAGGTGGCGCCCACGGCCAGAGCAATCAGGACCTCGTCGGTGTGCAGGCGCGGATTCTGGCTGCCCAGGTGCTCGGTCTTCAGCTGCTGGATCGGGCGAATCGTCTCCGGAGCCAGCAGGTCCACCTGCCGGTCGATCCCGGCCAGGGCCTTCAGCGCGTTCAACAGCAGGGCCGAGGAGCTCCCCAGCAGCGCGGTGGTCTTCCCGGTAACAATCGTGCCGTCGGGCAGCTGCATGGCAGCGGTGGGGCCCTGGGTCTTCTGTTCCAGCTCCCGCACCGGCTGCACCACCGGTCGGTCCAGGACCGTGATGCCCAGCTGGCCCATCAGCAGTGCGATCCGCTCTGAGGCCACCGGCTCCAGCGCCTCCCGCACCTCCTCCACCCGGGCCTTGAAATACCGCCTGATCACTTCCTGCTCGGCGGCGCTGCGACACACCTGATCGTCACAGATCGAGTCCCCGGCCATGTTCACTCCCATGTCCGTGGGGGAGCGGTAGGGGGAGGAGCCGTTGATCCGTTCGATCAGCACGTTTAGCACCGGGAAGATCTCGACGTCCCGGTTGTAGTTGACCGCGCTCACCCCGTAGGCCGCCAAGTGGAACGGGTCGATCATGTTGACGTCGTCCAGGTCGGCGGTGGCTGCCTCGTAGGCGATGTTGACCGGATGGTCCAACGGCAGGTTCCAGATCGGGAACGTTTCGAACTTGGCGTAACCCGAATGCACCCCGCGCTGGTGGTCGTGGTAAAGCTGAGACAGGCAGGTAGCCATCTTGCCGCTCCCCGGTCCCGGAGCGGTCACCACCACCAGGTTCCGGGTCGTCTCCACGTATTCGTTGCGCCCGAACCCGGCCTCGGACACGATGTGGGGGAGGTCGTGCGGGTAGCCGGCGATCGGGAAATGGCGGAAGACCCGCACCCCGGCCCGTTCCAGCTTCCGTTTGAACGCTCGGG
Proteins encoded:
- a CDS encoding DUF1846 domain-containing protein, coding for MVKRKIGFDREKYLSLQTAAIEKRRRQFGGKLYLEFGGKMFDDMHASRVLPGFLPDNKILMLESLKDDIEVVMVVSARDIAQNKVRADLGITYEQDVLRLIDEFRSYGLYVGSVVLSQVTEQNGPARAFKRKLERAGVRVFRHFPIAGYPHDLPHIVSEAGFGRNEYVETTRNLVVVTAPGPGSGKMATCLSQLYHDHQRGVHSGYAKFETFPIWNLPLDHPVNIAYEAATADLDDVNMIDPFHLAAYGVSAVNYNRDVEIFPVLNVLIERINGSSPYRSPTDMGVNMAGDSICDDQVCRSAAEQEVIRRYFKARVEEVREALEPVASERIALLMGQLGITVLDRPVVQPVRELEQKTQGPTAAMQLPDGTIVTGKTTALLGSSSALLLNALKALAGIDRQVDLLAPETIRPIQQLKTEHLGSQNPRLHTDEVLIALAVGATSNPLAQRALDQLAELHGLDAHTSVILGSVDEGIFRSLGVQVTSEPVFQHKRLYRKR
- a CDS encoding Crp/Fnr family transcriptional regulator — its product is MSSEDTCVSLVPIFQGLSHEEQLQVARVARPIRRARGEVIHRPSDHLSQLLVVHRGQIRVTHLEPDGQERLLRILGPGDFMGEAAFLTGDEPDSWATALTEVELCSFRHADLHTLVEQYPTVTVRMLKTLTERLIQAERRLSDLTLAPVSTRLARYLLEVSAGGSQAQFRLPLAKKDVASLLGMSPATLSRQLRMLEEQGLIEVSGRAVTLLNPDGLVRLGE
- a CDS encoding DUF4395 family protein, with product MANTPKLKSPKPGQIRVDSSPVSLAAKGQPAPTGPALINERTVRLAAGLLLLGVFSAIGAAITQGSTRPLQLFAAYFLVDMSARLIAPKVAPSLALAGWLTRPFAPVWVGLRQKEFAWILGLGLAFTACLAVSWFQLPVAWALLVCTPCLILLFLEAAFGFCVGCHLQLRLTRETPQHCPGGTCPSR